Below is a window of Pogoniulus pusillus isolate bPogPus1 chromosome 2, bPogPus1.pri, whole genome shotgun sequence DNA.
gggaagacgGTGTGAGGCAGCGGGGCAAATGCCAGCTGGGTTGGGTGCAGGACTGAAGGTGGCAGCAGTGGCATATGCGGTGGGGTTACAAAGGCCGTGTGACTCGCTGGGCAAAGTCTTGGCCCTACGGGTAGGTGAGGTAAGGGAGCTCTGGATAGAGCAGGGACCTGTGAAAGGAACTGCTGgtggggctggagaaccttcaGGGTActggcagcagcggcagcatgCTGCTGTAGGATGGTGTGATGTATGGTGGTAACAGAGGTAGAACACAGTGGTGGCTGCAAGGGCAAGGCCTGCAGCGGGGAGCTCGGGGGCTGcatggctgcaggagggaaggagaacttcACTTTGCTGGCCAGCATGTTTTGTGGGATGATCTGTTGGTAGGCCTCGGATGGCAGATCTTTGAACTTTCCATGGCTCTCTGGAGGGAATATCAGTGTCTCGTCGGGCAGGGGAAAGGGGGCTATTAACTGCTCAGTAGCTATAAACGTGTGACTGTTTCCATGTGCTTCTTTGAAGGGCAAGGGGGATGGGCTGCCAAAGACACCAGGGTTGCACGGCACCCATTCACTCACCACTTCATTCATCTTCTCATGCGACAGAGACTCGGCCAGTTCGTAAGGGCAAATATAGGATTTaggaggagcctgttccaaatgtctgctggggaggggaagttTGTAATGAGTTTGATTTTCATGACTGttgacattttctttcttcttttcctctcgtGGAGGAACAtcctgggtgccagcagctgctggagcactgcactcagcagcaacagcagcagcagaacctgcAGTGGTATCAGAAAATGTACTTGGAGTGCTCTCCATCACTGTGTGTGTCATCAGTTTGCCATCTTCCAGCATGGGTGAGCCATCTGTTTCTAGagatgttttgcttttcttctccagttgCGTTGCTTCCTCTGTGTCTTTTGTGTGGTCAGCTTTGTGATCTGCACTACCTTCCTTTAGACTGTCTTGAGTCAAGAAGTCCTCCGAAATATTTAAGGCGAAATGTGCAGAATTTTCTCTGGAAGATCTGGAGGTCTCACTCCTTGCACTCTTCTCAAGGAATATGTGATGGGTTCTCgttttccttctcctgcatttTCCTTTTGCCTTGTGATGTGCATGTGTTTGCCTTAGATACTCTTCTGCTGCTAATGCCTGTCCATAGGAGCTGTCGTctgatgaggaggaagaggtgcGCTGCCTCCGCTTGCAGAGAGGCTTTTCAGGTTCTTCTGTCAGAACGTTGCAACCCCTCTTCATGGACTGGTTTTGAATCGAACTCTTCTCCTCACTGCAGTGGCCTAAACATTTATGCTCTGTGCTACAGCTTGATCTCCTGACTTTCCAGCTGCAACACATTTTGGAGCATCTTAAGTTGTACATCCTGGAACTCAGAGCCAGTTGCTttgcctgcctccagcagcttgcTTTGCTCCTGTGCAGTCGTTTACAACCATGGTGATGGCTGCTATTTCTTATGTTCCAGATGTCACACCAGCCTCTGTCCCTGTGCACATGAGGTGACACAGACAGGACTCTCTTATGACCATTCTCAATGCCAAGAGTTTGACGCAACTGTTGTATCTCATCTGTAGCTAGCCAGATATTCCCTGCAtcatgcctgcacttctctggatTGTTTTGGAGGTGTTGATACTTATTCTCATCTCTGTAGCTAATTTCTTTGTCAGTCACAGAGGACATCtccatttctgctgctgttgtatCTCCACAGTGATGATGATGACAGTGAcataattttcttctctttttccattttctgcttTTGTGAAGCCATTTTTCATGGCTTTCTTTGATCCAGATTTTATGCTTCTCATCTATCACAGTGTTTGGTTGTAAGTGATTTTTAGAAATGTGatatttttctatttttctaATCCTGAAGGGCTCATCCAAGGACactttattttgattttttgcAAGATCACGTTTTCTGATGAAGGAGACATCACTTGTAAGAGGCATTGTATAGCTGCACacatttttatttgtttctgcttcataATCAACACACTCTAAAGTAGCTTTATTTGTAAAATCTGAGACTGGGCTATGGTTGGTTTCAGTTTTGTGGTTCATATAAGGCATGTTTGATGGATACTTGGGTTTTTCTTGGCTGTTACTTGCTCTGGATGACTTGAAATCAAAATATAAAGGATTACAACTATAAGAAATTTTAGGATCTGTACTTGTGTAAATTAACATTTCTGATGGCCACTGAAGAATATTTGACCCATGTTTGCTAAGAACAGGAACAAAGGGCTCATAAGGTCTCTTGCACACATCTGGTTTGCTTTGTGGGGCTCCACTATGACCATCTTCAGATGCCAACTGAACTAATGTATCTGtctctatttttttaatttctgtttcaGGTGTGGATGAATCCCTATTCCTGTCTTTACTGTTTTCCTCCACAGCATCCTGCAGAGATAAAGAATCCTCCACAACTGCCTGCATGAGAGCCCCATTTGCCTGCAGCTCATAACCACTGCAGTCCAGGGGCAGCACCATAGCACTGTCCTCAACTGCTGGCAGCATTTGGTCTGGCAAGTCTGCTCTGCTTACATCAACGATGTAGCCATCCATGTCTGaggacagcagctgctttgagTGGGACATAGCAGGATGTAATACAGGACTCTCCAGCACCCCACTTTCTTCACTGGCCAGCTCCTTCTGAGCTTCagaagcttctgctgtgcctgtgcattTTTCCACCAGTGGATGAAAATAGTTATGTTTCTCCTCAGAACACAGGACTATTTCTGTCACTGAAGGTGACTGAAGGTTACATGCTCCTGGAACAAATCTACTTCTTCTACTAAATCCATG
It encodes the following:
- the ZNF804A gene encoding zinc finger protein 804A isoform X1; this encodes MSSSDSSRYQPSGSLPLAQCSRPARLLTIITLCLPEAPAQTALPRPCRRRSSPGSPRRSAPEGLHTSSFFPPHRRPRVSPPLSAAHAAGLRRSWPSPPSPGRPQHPAAGGEGGPGSGPMECYYIVISSAHLSNGHFRNIKGVFRGPLSKNGNKTLDYAEKKSTIAKALEDLKANFYCELCDKQYYKHQEFDNHINSYDHAHKQRLKELKQREFARNVASKSRKDERKQEKALQRLHKLAELRKERVCAPGSGPMFKSTTVTVRDHCSASPQSVAADSASQQEISCTLVHKAQNCKDMASVISSTPGNACGNKSDPSKCVDQVQGAQGHKVGFSFAFPKKAAVKLESSAAVFYEFNDEASMEHGFSRRSRFVPGACNLQSPSVTEIVLCSEEKHNYFHPLVEKCTGTAEASEAQKELASEESGVLESPVLHPAMSHSKQLLSSDMDGYIVDVSRADLPDQMLPAVEDSAMVLPLDCSGYELQANGALMQAVVEDSLSLQDAVEENSKDRNRDSSTPETEIKKIETDTLVQLASEDGHSGAPQSKPDVCKRPYEPFVPVLSKHGSNILQWPSEMLIYTSTDPKISYSCNPLYFDFKSSRASNSQEKPKYPSNMPYMNHKTETNHSPVSDFTNKATLECVDYEAETNKNVCSYTMPLTSDVSFIRKRDLAKNQNKVSLDEPFRIRKIEKYHISKNHLQPNTVIDEKHKIWIKESHEKWLHKSRKWKKRRKLCHCHHHHCGDTTAAEMEMSSVTDKEISYRDENKYQHLQNNPEKCRHDAGNIWLATDEIQQLRQTLGIENGHKRVLSVSPHVHRDRGWCDIWNIRNSSHHHGCKRLHRSKASCWRQAKQLALSSRMYNLRCSKMCCSWKVRRSSCSTEHKCLGHCSEEKSSIQNQSMKRGCNVLTEEPEKPLCKRRQRTSSSSSDDSSYGQALAAEEYLRQTHAHHKAKGKCRRRKTRTHHIFLEKSARSETSRSSRENSAHFALNISEDFLTQDSLKEGSADHKADHTKDTEEATQLEKKSKTSLETDGSPMLEDGKLMTHTVMESTPSTFSDTTAGSAAAVAAECSAPAAAGTQDVPPREEKKKENVNSHENQTHYKLPLPSRHLEQAPPKSYICPYELAESLSHEKMNEVVSEWVPCNPGVFGSPSPLPFKEAHGNSHTFIATEQLIAPFPLPDETLIFPPESHGKFKDLPSEAYQQIIPQNMLASKVKFSFPPAAMQPPSSPLQALPLQPPLCSTSVTTIHHTILQQHAAAAASTLKVLQPHQQFLSQVPALSRAPLPHLPVGPRLCPASHTAFVTPPHMPLLPPSVLHPTQLAFAPLPHTVFPSLLSPHPAVIPLQPLF
- the ZNF804A gene encoding zinc finger protein 804A isoform X2, with protein sequence MEKKEIRKWKSGDRNSNSNIPVIFLKPAFCRLCSPGATGGRQRQKRLKELKQREFARNVASKSRKDERKQEKALQRLHKLAELRKERVCAPGSGPMFKSTTVTVRDHCSASPQSVAADSASQQEISCTLVHKAQNCKDMASVISSTPGNACGNKSDPSKCVDQVQGAQGHKVGFSFAFPKKAAVKLESSAAVFYEFNDEASMEHGFSRRSRFVPGACNLQSPSVTEIVLCSEEKHNYFHPLVEKCTGTAEASEAQKELASEESGVLESPVLHPAMSHSKQLLSSDMDGYIVDVSRADLPDQMLPAVEDSAMVLPLDCSGYELQANGALMQAVVEDSLSLQDAVEENSKDRNRDSSTPETEIKKIETDTLVQLASEDGHSGAPQSKPDVCKRPYEPFVPVLSKHGSNILQWPSEMLIYTSTDPKISYSCNPLYFDFKSSRASNSQEKPKYPSNMPYMNHKTETNHSPVSDFTNKATLECVDYEAETNKNVCSYTMPLTSDVSFIRKRDLAKNQNKVSLDEPFRIRKIEKYHISKNHLQPNTVIDEKHKIWIKESHEKWLHKSRKWKKRRKLCHCHHHHCGDTTAAEMEMSSVTDKEISYRDENKYQHLQNNPEKCRHDAGNIWLATDEIQQLRQTLGIENGHKRVLSVSPHVHRDRGWCDIWNIRNSSHHHGCKRLHRSKASCWRQAKQLALSSRMYNLRCSKMCCSWKVRRSSCSTEHKCLGHCSEEKSSIQNQSMKRGCNVLTEEPEKPLCKRRQRTSSSSSDDSSYGQALAAEEYLRQTHAHHKAKGKCRRRKTRTHHIFLEKSARSETSRSSRENSAHFALNISEDFLTQDSLKEGSADHKADHTKDTEEATQLEKKSKTSLETDGSPMLEDGKLMTHTVMESTPSTFSDTTAGSAAAVAAECSAPAAAGTQDVPPREEKKKENVNSHENQTHYKLPLPSRHLEQAPPKSYICPYELAESLSHEKMNEVVSEWVPCNPGVFGSPSPLPFKEAHGNSHTFIATEQLIAPFPLPDETLIFPPESHGKFKDLPSEAYQQIIPQNMLASKVKFSFPPAAMQPPSSPLQALPLQPPLCSTSVTTIHHTILQQHAAAAASTLKVLQPHQQFLSQVPALSRAPLPHLPVGPRLCPASHTAFVTPPHMPLLPPSVLHPTQLAFAPLPHTVFPSLLSPHPAVIPLQPLF